A DNA window from Setaria viridis chromosome 2, Setaria_viridis_v4.0, whole genome shotgun sequence contains the following coding sequences:
- the LOC117843942 gene encoding leucine-rich repeat extensin-like protein 4, with protein sequence MKRKASPALVVLALLLSSAVAAVSGQQAPQPGKQTAANNPRLQRAYVALQALKRAITDDPKNLTRGWCGPDVCAYFGVFCAAAPDDPHALTVAGLDLNHGDLAGTFPEELGMLSDLALLHLNSNRFAGGLPESLPKLHLLHELDVSNNRLSGGFPQHILCLPNVKYVDLRFNNLCGPVPPAIFDKPLDALFLNDNHFDFELPENFGNSPASVVVLANIRLRGCIPQSVGRMAGTLNELVILNSGLRSCIPQEVGWLRELTVLDLSFNQLQGMLPESMAGMHKLEQLDVAHNELWGHIPEGICALPSLRNFTYSYNYFCTEPRRCLDIRRVDDRQNCIAGRPDQRPGDQCLAFLHRPPPHCDEHGCFGPPHH encoded by the coding sequence atgaagaggaaggcctcgcCGGCGCTTGTGGTCCTGGCGCTCCTCCTctcgtcggcggtggcggcggtctCCGGCCAGCAGGCGCCGCAGCCGGGGAAGCAGACGGCGGCGAACAACCCGCGGCTGCAGCGCGCGTACGTGGCGCTGCAGGCGCTGAAGCGCGCCATCACCGACGACCCCAAGAACCTGACGCGCGGGTGGTGCGGCCCCGACGTGTGCGCCTACTTCGGCGTGTtctgcgcggcggcgcccgacgACCCGCACGCGCTCACCGTCGCCGGCCTCGACCTCAACCACGGCGACCTGGCGGGCACGTTCCCCGAGGAGCTCGGCATGCTCTCCGACCTCGCGCTGCTCCACCTCAACTCCAACCGCTTCGCCGGCGGCCTGCCGGAGTCGCTCCCCAAGCTGCACCTCCTCCACGAGCTCGACGTCAGCAACAACCGCCTGTCCGGCGGGTTCCCGCAGCACATCCTCTGCCTTCCCAACGTCAAGTACGTCGACCTCCGGTTCAACAACCTCTGCGGGCCCGTGCCGCCGGCCATCTTCGACAAGCCCCTCGACGCGCTGTTCCTCAACGACAACCACTTCGACTTCGAGTTGCCGGAGAACTTCGGCAACTCGCCGGCGTCGGTCGTCGTGCTCGCCAACATCCGCCTCCGCGGCTGCATCCCCCAGAGCGTCGGCCGCATGGCCGGCACGCTCAACGAGCTCGTCATCCTAAACTCCGGCCTCCGATCCTGCATCCCGCAGGAGGTGGGGTGGCTCCGTGAGCTCACCGTGCTCGACCTCAGCTTCAACCAGCTCCAGGGGATGCTGCCGGAGTCCATGGCCGGGATGCACAAGCTCGAGCAGCTCGACGTCGCGCACAACGAGCTGTGGGGACACATCCCGGAGGGCATCTGCGCGCTGCCCAGCCTCAGGAACTTCACGTACTCGTACAACTACTTCTGCACCGAGCCGCGGCGGTGCCTCGACATCCGCCGCGTCGACGACCGCCAGAACTgcatcgccggccggccggaccaGCGCCCCGGCGACCAGTGCCTCGCCTTCctgcaccgcccgccgccgcactgCGACGAGCACGGCTGCTTCGGGCCTCCCCACCACTAG
- the LOC117843941 gene encoding protein tesmin/TSO1-like CXC 2 isoform X2: MDTPDRAAAQPAASRAEDSPVFSFINNLSPIEPLKSAYNANSLQGYQSINITSISSIFTSPHDNAHKEPRLPKSSLGEISESEVCADGKNTNKPTKSSNAVRLFACTSTVTQETHTVTCSDVVDPPTVPCDLAQPAQFDNGSPDHNTTPCHGVRSDLKQDKCRKQDVVQTVKSTVEKRKCLFSTEIQLLDGGQPVNDNNEVLGCEWSDLIATTSGELLAFDSTMDDHHRGMHLAAKNAESCGYLLSKLAGDGEISERAYPNASGQVYYQELVMGEDQTENAQIFQDGQQTISTEEIQDNIYEANGCIPLDYKVESQQQRGVRRRCLVFEAAGFSNSVVQKESVEDLSVSTCKGKGHVQTQPRGLRGIGLHLNALALTPKGKMACQDPMASALLPSSASEKDAHGKLLCAGENFTHSGGELLEFPMDDCSSGGFPLNDHVSSQSVSPQKKRRKTDNGDDGEACKRCSCKKSKCLKLYCECFAAGVYCSEPCSCQGCLNKPIHEEIVLSTRKQIEFRNPLAFAPKVIRMSDAGLETGEDPNNTPASARHKRGCNCKKSSCLKKYCECYQGGVGCSSNCRCESCKNTFGRRDAETELTEEMKQEGEQTENSGKEKENDQQKANVQSEDHPLVELVPITPPFDLSSSLLKLPNFSSAKPPRPSKARSGSSRSSASKATTTLQSCKSSKAAGSGIDEEMLDILKEADSPSRVKTTSPNRKRVSPPHNALSISPNRKGGRKLILKSIPSFPSLTGDSNSGSAMNNTDNTFSASPLALGPS; the protein is encoded by the exons ATGGACACGCCCGACCGTGCCGCCGCGCAGCCCGCGGCCTCGCGCGCCGAG GACTCGCCAGTTttcagcttcatcaacaacctgTCTCCGATTGAGCCTCTCAAGTCGGCCTACAACGCCAATAGCCTCCAGGGATACCAGTCCATCAACATAACCTCCATTTCCTCCATCTTCACTTCCCCGCATGACAATGCGCACAAGGAACCAAGGCTCCCGAA GAGCTCTCTTGGTGAAATTTCTGAAAGTGAGGTCTGTGCTGACGGCAAGAATACAAACAAGCCAACTAAGTCTTCAAATGCTGTCAGGTTGTTTGCCTGCACTAGCACTGTCACTCAAGAAACCCACACGGTTACATGTTCAGATGTGGTTGATCCTCCCACCGTGCCATGCGATTTGGCTCAGCCTGCTCAGTTCGATAACGGCAGTCCAGATCATAACACCACTCCCTGCCATGGTGTCAGATCAGACCTTAAGCAGGACAAATGCCGGAAACAAGATGTTGTCCAAACCGTTAAAAGTACAGTGGAGAAAAGGAAATGCTTGTTTTCCACTGAAATCCAGCTCCTGGATGGTGGCCAGCCTGTGAATGACAACAATGAAGTCTTGGGATGTGAATGGTCGGACTTAATCGCCACAACCTCGGGTGAGCTTTTGGCCTTTGACTCCACTATGGATGACCATCACAGAGGAATGCACCTGGCGGCTAAAAATGCGGAATCTTGTGGATACTTGCTGTCAAAACTTGCAGGAGATGGCGAAATTTCAGAGAGAGCATATCCTAATGCATCTGGCCAAGTATACTATCAAGAACTCGTGATGGGAGAAGACCAGACAGAAAATGCCCAAATATTTCAGGATGGCCAACAAACAATCTCGACTGAAGAAATTCAGGATAATATTTATGAAGCAAATGGATGTATTCCATTAGACTACAAG GTGGAGAGCCAACAACAACGTGGCGTACGAAGACGCTGCCTGGTATTCGAGGCAGCTGGGTTTTCAAATAGTGTTGTGCAGAAAGAGAGTGTTGAGGATCTCTCTGTCTCAACATGTAAAGGCAAAGGCCATGTGCAAACTCAGCCCCGTGGATTGCGCGGTATAGGTCTACATTTAAATGCCCTTGCATTAACACCAAAAGGGAAAATGGCCTGTCAGGATCCTATGGCTTCTGCTTTGCTTCCGTCATCAGCATCTGAAAAGGATGCGCATGGCAAATTGCTCTGTGCAGGAGAGAATTTTACACACTCAGGTGGTGAACTGTTAGAATTTCCCATGGATGATTGTTCATCTGGAGGTTTTCCTTTAAATGATCATGTTTCAAGTCAAAGTGTCAGCCCTCAAAAGAAGAG ACGTAAAACAGATAatggtgatgatggtgaggCATGCAAGCGATGTAGCTGTAAGAAGTCAAAGTGCCTGAAACT TTATTGTGAGTGCTTTGCTGCTGGTGTATACTGCTCTGAACCTTGTTCATGTCAAGGATGTCTGAACAAACCCATACATGAGGAAATTGTTCTCTCCACTCGGAAGCAGATAGAGTTTCGTAATCCACTAGCATTTGCTCCAAAAGTGATTCGTATGTCTGATGCTGGTCTGGAAACTGGG GAAGATCCGAACAATACTCCAGCTTCAGCTCGTCACAAGAGAGGATGCAATTGCAAGAAGTCAAGCTGTCTTAAGAAATACTGTGAATGTTATCAG GGAGGTGTTGGATGCTCCAGCAACTGCAGATGTGAGAGTTGCAAAAACACTTTTGGCAGAAGAGATG CTGAGACTGAACTCACTGAAGAAATGAAACAAGAAGGTGAACAAACAGAAAACagtggaaaagaaaaggagaatgaTCAACAAAAAGCAAATGTACAGAGTGAAGACCATCCTCTCGTTGAGCTTGTCCCGATAACACCTCCTTTTGATCTTTCCAG TTCTCTGCTCAAACTGCCAAATTTCTCAAGTGCAAAGCCACCAAGACCTTCCAAAGCTCGCAGTGGAAGCTCCCGTTCGTCTGCTTCAAAAGCTACCACAACATTGCAGTCTTGTAAATCATCCAAGGCTGCAGGTAGTGGTATCGATGAGGAGATGCTGGATATTCTAAAAGAAGCTGATTCTCCTAGCCGTGTCAAGACTACTTCACCCAACAGAAAGCGAGTCTCGCCACCGCATAATGCACTCAGTATTTCCCCGAACCGGAAAGGTGGCAGGAAGTTAATATTGAAGTCAATCCCCTCATTTCCATCACTTACGGGAGACTCAAACAGTGGTTCTGCAATGAACAACACCGATAACACATTCAGCGCATCGCCTCTCGCTTTAG GACCATCTTAA
- the LOC117843941 gene encoding protein tesmin/TSO1-like CXC 2 isoform X1, whose protein sequence is MDTPDRAAAQPAASRAEDSPVFSFINNLSPIEPLKSAYNANSLQGYQSINITSISSIFTSPHDNAHKEPRLPKSSLGEISESEVCADGKNTNKPTKSSNAVRLFACTSTVTQETHTVTCSDVVDPPTVPCDLAQPAQFDNGSPDHNTTPCHGVRSDLKQDKCRKQDVVQTVKSTVEKRKCLFSTEIQLLDGGQPVNDNNEVLGCEWSDLIATTSGDGEISERAYPNASGQVYYQELVMGEDQTENAQIFQDGQQTISTEEIQDNIYEANGCIPLDYKVESQQQRGVRRRCLVFEAAGFSNSVVQKESVEDLSVSTCKGKGHVQTQPRGLRGIGLHLNALALTPKGKMACQDPMASALLPSSASEKDAHGKLLCAGENFTHSGGELLEFPMDDCSSGGFPLNDHVSSQSVSPQKKRRKTDNGDDGEACKRCSCKKSKCLKLYCECFAAGVYCSEPCSCQGCLNKPIHEEIVLSTRKQIEFRNPLAFAPKVIRMSDAGLETGEDPNNTPASARHKRGCNCKKSSCLKKYCECYQGGVGCSSNCRCESCKNTFGRRDAETELTEEMKQEGEQTENSGKEKENDQQKANVQSEDHPLVELVPITPPFDLSSSLLKLPNFSSAKPPRPSKARSGSSRSSASKATTTLQSCKSSKAAGSGIDEEMLDILKEADSPSRVKTTSPNRKRVSPPHNALSISPNRKGGRKLILKSIPSFPSLTGDSNSGSAMNNTDNTFSASPLALGPS, encoded by the exons ATGGACACGCCCGACCGTGCCGCCGCGCAGCCCGCGGCCTCGCGCGCCGAG GACTCGCCAGTTttcagcttcatcaacaacctgTCTCCGATTGAGCCTCTCAAGTCGGCCTACAACGCCAATAGCCTCCAGGGATACCAGTCCATCAACATAACCTCCATTTCCTCCATCTTCACTTCCCCGCATGACAATGCGCACAAGGAACCAAGGCTCCCGAA GAGCTCTCTTGGTGAAATTTCTGAAAGTGAGGTCTGTGCTGACGGCAAGAATACAAACAAGCCAACTAAGTCTTCAAATGCTGTCAGGTTGTTTGCCTGCACTAGCACTGTCACTCAAGAAACCCACACGGTTACATGTTCAGATGTGGTTGATCCTCCCACCGTGCCATGCGATTTGGCTCAGCCTGCTCAGTTCGATAACGGCAGTCCAGATCATAACACCACTCCCTGCCATGGTGTCAGATCAGACCTTAAGCAGGACAAATGCCGGAAACAAGATGTTGTCCAAACCGTTAAAAGTACAGTGGAGAAAAGGAAATGCTTGTTTTCCACTGAAATCCAGCTCCTGGATGGTGGCCAGCCTGTGAATGACAACAATGAAGTCTTGGGATGTGAATGGTCGGACTTAATCGCCACAACCTCGG GAGATGGCGAAATTTCAGAGAGAGCATATCCTAATGCATCTGGCCAAGTATACTATCAAGAACTCGTGATGGGAGAAGACCAGACAGAAAATGCCCAAATATTTCAGGATGGCCAACAAACAATCTCGACTGAAGAAATTCAGGATAATATTTATGAAGCAAATGGATGTATTCCATTAGACTACAAG GTGGAGAGCCAACAACAACGTGGCGTACGAAGACGCTGCCTGGTATTCGAGGCAGCTGGGTTTTCAAATAGTGTTGTGCAGAAAGAGAGTGTTGAGGATCTCTCTGTCTCAACATGTAAAGGCAAAGGCCATGTGCAAACTCAGCCCCGTGGATTGCGCGGTATAGGTCTACATTTAAATGCCCTTGCATTAACACCAAAAGGGAAAATGGCCTGTCAGGATCCTATGGCTTCTGCTTTGCTTCCGTCATCAGCATCTGAAAAGGATGCGCATGGCAAATTGCTCTGTGCAGGAGAGAATTTTACACACTCAGGTGGTGAACTGTTAGAATTTCCCATGGATGATTGTTCATCTGGAGGTTTTCCTTTAAATGATCATGTTTCAAGTCAAAGTGTCAGCCCTCAAAAGAAGAG ACGTAAAACAGATAatggtgatgatggtgaggCATGCAAGCGATGTAGCTGTAAGAAGTCAAAGTGCCTGAAACT TTATTGTGAGTGCTTTGCTGCTGGTGTATACTGCTCTGAACCTTGTTCATGTCAAGGATGTCTGAACAAACCCATACATGAGGAAATTGTTCTCTCCACTCGGAAGCAGATAGAGTTTCGTAATCCACTAGCATTTGCTCCAAAAGTGATTCGTATGTCTGATGCTGGTCTGGAAACTGGG GAAGATCCGAACAATACTCCAGCTTCAGCTCGTCACAAGAGAGGATGCAATTGCAAGAAGTCAAGCTGTCTTAAGAAATACTGTGAATGTTATCAG GGAGGTGTTGGATGCTCCAGCAACTGCAGATGTGAGAGTTGCAAAAACACTTTTGGCAGAAGAGATG CTGAGACTGAACTCACTGAAGAAATGAAACAAGAAGGTGAACAAACAGAAAACagtggaaaagaaaaggagaatgaTCAACAAAAAGCAAATGTACAGAGTGAAGACCATCCTCTCGTTGAGCTTGTCCCGATAACACCTCCTTTTGATCTTTCCAG TTCTCTGCTCAAACTGCCAAATTTCTCAAGTGCAAAGCCACCAAGACCTTCCAAAGCTCGCAGTGGAAGCTCCCGTTCGTCTGCTTCAAAAGCTACCACAACATTGCAGTCTTGTAAATCATCCAAGGCTGCAGGTAGTGGTATCGATGAGGAGATGCTGGATATTCTAAAAGAAGCTGATTCTCCTAGCCGTGTCAAGACTACTTCACCCAACAGAAAGCGAGTCTCGCCACCGCATAATGCACTCAGTATTTCCCCGAACCGGAAAGGTGGCAGGAAGTTAATATTGAAGTCAATCCCCTCATTTCCATCACTTACGGGAGACTCAAACAGTGGTTCTGCAATGAACAACACCGATAACACATTCAGCGCATCGCCTCTCGCTTTAG GACCATCTTAA